Proteins encoded together in one Oncorhynchus masou masou isolate Uvic2021 chromosome 3, UVic_Omas_1.1, whole genome shotgun sequence window:
- the LOC135517079 gene encoding beta-1,3-galactosyltransferase 2-like has product MRHLPTNYLVQRYRTQHKPDLTECVTAAHVRWYTDTMQWRRRHCYTHVAGLLSLLSLLIILGHQDWLPGLRGPTWQREHLVAYTERGLHSTKEKGNHSSSQTLWRDPLVPPSPPERNANLSSPQDSSFPQGITGLENSVAANASLSGEVGLRGLLTSEPYPYIINEPNKCREGNPEPFLVLLIATEGNQVEARETIRQTWGNESMVPGLSFVRLFLLGVKEGRVGRLQQSSLEAESRRHHDIIQQDYMDTYNNLTIKTLMGMHWVSTHCPGTNYVMKTDSDMFVNTEYLVHKLLQPEMPPKRDYITGYLMRGYAPNRNKNSKWYMPPELYPSEVYPTFCSGTGYVFSGDLAGKIYRVSLGIRRLHLEDVYVGICLAKLRIEPTPPPNEFLFNHWRVSYSSCKYSHLITSHQFHPNELLKYWHHLQSNKHNACINTSKDNVDRFHQRKLQGVQPIW; this is encoded by the coding sequence ATGCGCCACCTCCCGACTAATTACTTGGTTCAACGATATCGCACACAGCATAAGCCTGACCTGACCGAGTGTGTTACGGCTGCCCACGTGAGGTGGTACACAGACACCATGCAGTGGAGGAGGCGCCACTGCTACACACATGTCGCTGgcctactgtctctcctctcgctcctgATCATCCTGGGCCATCAAGACTGGCTGCCGGGCCTCAGGGGGCCAACATGGCAGAGGGAGCACCTAGTGGCTTACACCGAAAGAGGACTACACTCTACCAAAGAAAAAGGGAATCACAGCTCATCACAGACTCTATGGAGGGACCCACTGGTTCCCCCTTCGCCTCCGGAAAGAAATGCCAACCTCAGTTCCCCTCAGGACTCCTCCTTTCCACAGGGGATTACGGGACTGGAGAACTCAGTGGCGGCTAATGCTAGCTTGAGTGGGGAAGTCGGGCTAAGGGGCCTGCTGACCTCAGAGCCATACCCTTACATCATCAATGAGCCCAACAAGTGCCGGGAGGGCAACCCAGAGCCCTTCCTGGTGCTGCTGATAGCCACGGAGGGCAATCAGGTGGAAGCCAGGGAGACCATTCGGCAGACCTGGGGGAACGAGAGCATGGTCCCGGGCCTAAGCTTTGTTAGGCTCTTCCTGTTAGGCGTAAAGGAGGGCAGGGTAGGCCGCCTGCAGCAGAGCAGCCTGGAGGCCGAGAGCCGgaggcaccatgacatcatccaGCAGGATTACATGGACacttacaacaacctgactataAAAACCCTGATGGGCATGCACTGGGTGTCCACGCACTGCCCGGGCACCAACTATGTCAtgaagacagacagtgacatGTTTGTCAACACAGAGTATCTCGTGCACAAGCTGCTCCAGCCAGAGATGCCACCCAAACGGGACTATATTACAGGCTACCTGATGAGGGGCTATGCACCCAACAGGAACAAGAATAGCAAGTGGTACATGCCCCCCGAGCTGTACCCCAGCGAGGTGTACCCTACTTTCTGCTCAGGAACGGGCTATGTGTTCTCAGGGGACCTGGCTGGAAAGATCTACAGGGTCTCCCTGGGTATCCGCAGGCTGCATCTGGAGGACGTTTACGTGGGCATCTGCCTGGCCAAGCTGCGGATCGAACCCACGCCGCCGCCTAATGAGTTCCTGTTCAACCACTGGCGGGTGTCCTACTCCAGCTGCAAGTATAGCCACCTCATAACCTCCCACCAGTTTCACCCCAACGAACTGCTCAAGTACTGGCACCACCTGCAGAGCAACAAGCACAACGCCTGCATCAACACGTCCAAAGACAATGTGGACAGGTTTCACCAGAGAAAACTGCAGGGTGTACAGCCTATTTGGTGA